From Actinopolymorpha cephalotaxi, one genomic window encodes:
- a CDS encoding M36 family metallopeptidase: MRASRRRAAPTGRLARTVRIVALALSLPAIAIGGLSLPSAVAAEDSPGEPAGRPGPAGTTGTTGVLALDRPRVSEDRDVRHGRVVPSPAQLRAAHRLAATVRWTRFATPAELTRPDGPLATGLTGSRVEVARAFLAGHRVLFRMSPGRVRDLEVVQDAGLTDGPTGRAGVVTFRERFGDLPAGAGGLVTVAVAGDQVVHVTSSAYGDSSPPPPARLTPVQAWLRAAAEVGRAVGPGSVGVLDRPGDPRRWTTFTVVGMAQAQQARLVAVGVPRRGVRPAYEVNVVDVQGGEAFAVTSFVDAVTGTVLVRHHRVDHLGIEGTGRTDSSEVAENSEVAENNAARTAPAWYDLLRSPVGVLRTAAGPGAGFTDSWRRSRCASAALVPGGNDVGAAVANVFSLHTRLHEWTYALGFVEGRANLQQVNRDSRGTGTSTTPGGLDGDRELGHVQTAAVSGGFPIFTGRNGAHQVTLQDGLPGIAGHYLFQPVAARWYGPCVDGAFDAGVVAHEYAHAMANRLVGGPDAGITTVSGRAVAEGWADLVAAEFLAETGTSTGPSTDPDPDSITDSTTGSTTGTAIGAYVAGNDRRGVRNYRVGAGPLNYGNLGYDPAGGLAADGEIWSAVNWDVRRALVRKYAATAPPDDLALQRACAAGDLPVARCPGNRRWIQLVVDSMSLQQSSVSMLAARDALLAADRLRFGGADLPELWTAFARRGLGARATAPSGDRRGEPDFTVPRFVRPAGAHGQLVMAAISRPYGRPVTDARVHIGAYADPSTPVADTDPATARGMTVRLLPGRYELTWSAPGYGMGHTNVTVRAGRTRYLTLYLNPNLASAANGARVLPGAHGGTGGPVLVDDREATAWSVTGRRPDARGVTVTVDLAGSAPRWVRSVRVSAVTANRFAALRRFAVETCAQVRGGPPCAGPNGRWTRIFVSPAGAFAAERPRPVRPGLGFRDFDVPDRRATHLRLVVLDTQCTGNPAYRGEQEADPLATSNCLASAEVGDAAVAELMVYGADRHTRHAPTRSAVWN; encoded by the coding sequence ATGCGCGCATCGCGCCGCCGAGCCGCCCCGACGGGCCGGCTCGCCCGGACGGTCCGGATAGTTGCGCTCGCGCTCAGCCTGCCCGCGATCGCGATCGGGGGCCTGAGCCTGCCCTCCGCCGTGGCCGCCGAGGACTCCCCCGGAGAGCCCGCCGGAAGACCCGGCCCGGCCGGGACGACCGGGACGACCGGAGTGCTGGCCCTGGACCGGCCGCGGGTGAGCGAGGACCGCGACGTACGCCACGGCCGGGTCGTCCCCTCGCCCGCACAGCTTCGGGCGGCGCACCGGCTGGCGGCGACGGTGCGGTGGACGAGGTTCGCCACACCCGCCGAACTCACCCGGCCGGACGGTCCACTGGCGACCGGGCTGACCGGCTCCCGGGTCGAGGTGGCCCGCGCCTTCCTGGCCGGCCACCGCGTGCTGTTCCGGATGTCCCCCGGCCGGGTGCGCGACCTCGAGGTCGTCCAGGACGCCGGGCTCACCGACGGGCCCACCGGCCGGGCCGGCGTGGTGACCTTCCGGGAGCGGTTCGGCGACCTGCCGGCCGGAGCAGGTGGCCTGGTCACCGTGGCGGTGGCCGGGGACCAGGTCGTCCATGTCACCTCCTCGGCGTACGGCGACTCCTCTCCCCCGCCGCCCGCGCGGTTGACCCCGGTCCAGGCCTGGCTGCGCGCGGCCGCCGAGGTCGGGCGCGCGGTCGGCCCCGGCTCGGTCGGCGTGCTCGACCGGCCCGGCGACCCGCGCCGGTGGACGACGTTCACCGTGGTGGGGATGGCGCAGGCCCAGCAGGCCAGGCTGGTGGCGGTCGGCGTGCCGCGGCGGGGAGTGCGACCGGCGTACGAGGTGAACGTCGTCGATGTCCAGGGCGGGGAGGCGTTCGCCGTCACCTCGTTCGTGGACGCGGTGACGGGCACGGTGCTGGTACGCCACCACCGGGTGGACCATCTGGGCATCGAGGGCACGGGCCGGACCGACAGCTCGGAGGTGGCGGAGAACTCGGAGGTGGCGGAGAACAACGCCGCCCGCACCGCGCCCGCGTGGTACGACCTGCTCCGTTCTCCGGTCGGCGTCCTGCGCACCGCCGCCGGTCCGGGTGCCGGGTTCACCGACAGCTGGCGCCGGTCCCGGTGCGCGTCGGCGGCCCTCGTCCCCGGTGGCAACGACGTCGGCGCGGCCGTCGCGAACGTCTTCTCCCTGCACACGCGCCTGCACGAATGGACCTACGCCCTCGGTTTCGTCGAGGGCCGGGCCAACCTCCAGCAGGTCAACCGCGACAGCCGCGGCACCGGCACCTCTACCACCCCGGGCGGCCTGGACGGCGACCGCGAACTCGGGCACGTGCAGACGGCGGCGGTCAGCGGCGGCTTCCCGATCTTCACCGGCCGCAACGGCGCCCACCAGGTGACGCTGCAGGACGGGCTGCCCGGGATCGCCGGTCACTACCTCTTCCAGCCGGTGGCCGCACGGTGGTACGGCCCGTGCGTGGACGGAGCGTTCGACGCGGGCGTGGTGGCCCACGAGTACGCGCACGCGATGGCCAACCGGCTGGTCGGCGGGCCCGACGCCGGCATCACCACCGTCTCCGGCCGGGCGGTCGCGGAGGGCTGGGCCGACCTGGTGGCGGCGGAGTTCCTCGCCGAGACCGGCACGAGCACCGGCCCGTCGACCGATCCGGACCCCGACTCGATCACCGACTCGACCACCGGCTCGACCACCGGCACGGCGATCGGGGCGTACGTCGCGGGCAACGATCGGCGCGGCGTCCGGAACTACCGGGTCGGCGCCGGCCCGCTCAACTACGGCAACCTCGGCTACGACCCGGCCGGCGGACTGGCTGCCGACGGGGAGATCTGGTCGGCTGTCAACTGGGACGTCCGCCGGGCGCTGGTCCGCAAGTACGCCGCGACCGCCCCGCCCGATGACCTGGCGCTGCAGCGGGCCTGCGCCGCCGGAGACCTGCCCGTCGCCCGATGCCCCGGCAACCGGCGCTGGATCCAGCTCGTCGTGGACTCGATGTCGCTGCAGCAGAGCAGCGTCTCCATGCTGGCGGCCCGGGACGCGCTGCTGGCCGCGGACCGGCTGCGGTTCGGCGGCGCCGACCTGCCCGAGCTGTGGACGGCGTTCGCTCGGCGCGGCCTCGGCGCCCGGGCCACCGCGCCGAGCGGGGACCGTCGCGGCGAGCCCGACTTCACCGTGCCGCGGTTCGTCCGTCCCGCCGGCGCGCACGGACAGCTGGTGATGGCGGCGATCTCCCGGCCGTACGGCAGACCGGTCACCGATGCTCGCGTTCACATCGGGGCGTACGCCGACCCGTCCACTCCGGTCGCGGACACCGATCCGGCGACCGCGCGCGGGATGACCGTGCGGCTGCTGCCGGGACGCTACGAGCTCACCTGGAGCGCACCGGGCTACGGCATGGGGCACACGAACGTGACGGTGCGGGCCGGTCGTACCCGCTACCTCACCCTCTACCTGAACCCGAACCTCGCCTCGGCGGCCAACGGCGCGCGGGTCCTCCCCGGTGCGCACGGTGGGACCGGCGGGCCGGTGCTCGTCGACGACCGGGAGGCCACGGCGTGGTCGGTGACCGGGCGGCGACCGGACGCCCGCGGTGTGACGGTCACGGTGGACCTGGCCGGCTCGGCACCTCGCTGGGTGCGTTCGGTGCGGGTCAGCGCGGTGACGGCGAACCGGTTCGCGGCCCTGCGGAGATTCGCCGTGGAGACCTGCGCGCAGGTGCGGGGCGGGCCGCCGTGCGCCGGACCAAACGGGCGCTGGACCCGGATCTTCGTCTCGCCGGCCGGCGCGTTCGCAGCGGAGCGGCCCCGGCCGGTGCGGCCCGGCCTGGGCTTCCGCGACTTCGACGTACCCGACCGGCGGGCCACCCACCTGCGGCTGGTCGTCCTGGACACCCAGTGCACCGGGAACCCGGCCTATCGCGGTGAGCAGGAGGCCGACCCGCTGGCCACCTCGAACTGCCTGGCGTCCGCCGAGGTCGGCGACGCCGCGGTGGCCGAACTGATGGTGTACGGCGCGGACCGGCACACCCGGCACGCTCCCACCCGGTCGGCGGTGTGGAACTGA
- a CDS encoding mycothiol-dependent nitroreductase Rv2466c family protein encodes MAEQLETADFWFDPICPWAWITSRWMLEVEQVRPVRTRWHVMSLAVLNSGRDLSEDYKKSMDSAWGPVRIAIAAAQRAEQEGADVSEVLGRLYTELGTRFHHEKKPRERATYEDALVAAGLPAELVEAAGSTDYDEALGKSHAEGMDQVGYEVGTPVISVAGTAFFGPVVSPIPRGEDAGRLWDGVRLVAGTDGFFELKRSRTRGPVFD; translated from the coding sequence ATGGCCGAGCAGCTCGAGACCGCCGACTTCTGGTTCGACCCGATCTGTCCGTGGGCGTGGATCACGTCCCGCTGGATGCTCGAGGTCGAGCAGGTACGGCCGGTGCGCACCCGCTGGCACGTGATGAGCCTGGCCGTCCTGAACTCCGGGCGGGACCTGTCCGAGGACTACAAGAAGTCCATGGACAGCGCCTGGGGCCCGGTGCGGATCGCGATCGCCGCGGCGCAGCGGGCCGAGCAGGAGGGCGCCGACGTGAGCGAGGTGCTCGGCCGGCTCTACACCGAGCTCGGCACCCGTTTCCACCACGAGAAGAAGCCGCGTGAGCGCGCGACGTACGAGGATGCGCTGGTGGCCGCCGGACTCCCGGCCGAGCTGGTCGAGGCCGCCGGGTCCACCGACTACGACGAGGCGCTGGGCAAGAGCCACGCCGAGGGCATGGACCAGGTGGGGTACGAGGTCGGTACGCCGGTGATCAGCGTGGCCGGCACGGCGTTCTTCGGCCCGGTCGTCTCGCCGATCCCGCGCGGGGAGGACGCCGGCCGGCTCTGGGACGGCGTTCGGCTGGTCGCCGGGACCGACGGGTTCTTCGAGCTGAAGCGCAGCCGTACCCGCGGGCCGGTCTTCGACTGA
- the pepN gene encoding aminopeptidase N, which translates to MPGTNLTRDEARERARLLSVDGYDVHLDLTSATDQQARTYSSTTVLRFTSTESGASTFVDLIAPAVREVTLNGRSLDPAEVYDGSRITLTGLAADNELRVVADTAYMNTGEGLHRFFDPVDGQAYLYTQFEVPDARRMYATFEQPDLKGTFALTVTAPSSWRVVSNSPTPEPETAGEGVAVWRFEATPRISTYITALVAGPYHVVRDTYTGTHAEIPMDVYCRASLAEHLDAEEIFDVTKRGFEFFEELFDYPYPFAKYDQLFVPEYNMGAMENAGCVTIRDEYLYRSRTTDASYEARAVTILHELAHMWFGDLVTMRWWDDLWLNESFATYASVLCQVESTRWSHGWTTFANTDKTWAYRQDQLPSTHPISADIRDLADVEVNFDGITYAKGASVLKQLVAWVGREEFFAGLRHYFKAFEWRNASLSDLREALEETSGRDLDSWSREWLETAGVNTLRPEFDEDAEGNFGSFAVLQSAIAEQPTVRSHRVAVGLYDLTGEGLVRRDRVELDVVGERTEVPQLVGARRPDLVLLNDDDLTYAKIRLDDRSLSTLVDHIGDLTESLPRSLCWTAAWDMTRDAELAARDYLALVLSGVGREPDINVVQLLLRTAATAVEMYTAPDRREEARRAFAAGVLALAQDAEAGSDHQLALVRSFAAAAIDEHAGYLGDLLEGAVVLEGLAVDAELRWLLVQNLARLGAIGDDRIDAELERDATIKGQEAAAHARASIPTAEAKARAWEIAVDRDDVPNQTQFRTIRGFWQPAQEELLAEYVDRYLDAAGWVWDRKANEMAQYVLIGLFPRQLTTQDTVDRVRAWLEEKQPVPAVRRLVEEGVADIERGLRAQERDAQA; encoded by the coding sequence ATGCCAGGCACGAACCTCACCCGCGACGAGGCCCGTGAGCGCGCCCGTCTCCTGTCGGTCGACGGTTACGACGTCCACCTCGACCTGACCTCCGCCACCGACCAGCAGGCACGGACGTACTCGTCCACGACGGTGCTGCGCTTCACCAGCACCGAGTCCGGCGCGAGCACGTTCGTCGACCTGATCGCCCCCGCGGTCCGCGAGGTCACCCTCAACGGCCGTTCGCTGGACCCCGCCGAGGTCTACGACGGGTCCCGGATCACGCTGACCGGCCTCGCCGCCGACAACGAGCTGCGGGTGGTCGCCGACACCGCGTACATGAACACCGGTGAGGGACTGCACCGGTTCTTCGACCCGGTGGACGGGCAGGCCTACCTCTACACCCAGTTCGAGGTGCCGGACGCCCGCCGGATGTACGCGACGTTCGAGCAGCCCGACCTGAAGGGCACGTTCGCGCTGACGGTCACCGCGCCCAGCTCGTGGCGGGTGGTGTCCAACTCCCCCACGCCGGAGCCGGAAACCGCGGGCGAGGGTGTCGCGGTGTGGCGCTTCGAGGCGACGCCGCGGATCTCGACCTACATCACCGCGCTGGTCGCCGGGCCCTACCACGTGGTCCGCGACACCTACACGGGTACGCACGCCGAGATCCCGATGGACGTCTACTGCCGCGCCTCGCTGGCCGAGCACCTGGACGCCGAGGAGATCTTCGACGTCACCAAGCGCGGGTTCGAGTTCTTCGAGGAGCTGTTCGACTACCCCTACCCGTTCGCGAAGTACGACCAGCTGTTCGTGCCCGAGTACAACATGGGCGCGATGGAGAACGCCGGCTGCGTGACGATCCGGGACGAGTACCTCTACCGCAGCCGCACCACCGACGCGTCGTACGAGGCGCGCGCGGTGACGATCCTGCACGAGCTGGCGCACATGTGGTTCGGCGACCTGGTGACCATGCGCTGGTGGGACGACCTGTGGCTGAACGAGTCGTTCGCGACGTACGCCAGTGTGCTGTGCCAGGTCGAGTCGACCCGCTGGTCGCACGGCTGGACGACGTTCGCCAACACCGACAAGACCTGGGCCTACCGCCAGGACCAGCTCCCCTCGACCCACCCGATCTCCGCCGACATCCGCGACCTGGCCGACGTCGAGGTCAACTTCGACGGCATCACCTACGCCAAGGGCGCGAGCGTCCTGAAGCAGCTCGTGGCCTGGGTCGGCCGGGAGGAGTTCTTCGCCGGGCTGCGGCACTACTTCAAGGCCTTCGAATGGCGCAACGCCTCGCTCTCGGACCTGCGTGAGGCGCTGGAGGAGACCAGCGGCCGCGACCTGGACTCGTGGAGCCGGGAGTGGCTGGAGACGGCCGGCGTCAACACGCTGCGCCCTGAGTTCGACGAGGACGCCGAGGGCAACTTCGGTTCGTTCGCGGTGCTGCAGTCCGCGATCGCCGAGCAGCCCACCGTGCGCTCGCACCGGGTCGCGGTCGGGCTGTACGACCTCACCGGCGAGGGCCTGGTCCGCCGGGACCGGGTCGAGCTGGACGTCGTGGGCGAGCGCACCGAGGTACCCCAGCTGGTGGGTGCCCGCCGTCCGGACCTCGTACTCCTCAACGACGACGACCTCACCTACGCCAAGATCCGGCTGGACGACCGGTCGCTGTCCACGCTGGTCGACCACATCGGCGACCTGACCGAGTCCCTGCCGCGGTCGCTGTGCTGGACCGCCGCGTGGGACATGACCCGCGACGCGGAGCTGGCGGCCCGCGACTACCTCGCGCTGGTGCTGAGCGGGGTGGGCAGGGAGCCGGACATCAACGTCGTCCAGCTGCTGCTGCGCACCGCCGCCACGGCGGTGGAGATGTACACCGCGCCGGACCGGCGGGAGGAGGCGCGCCGGGCGTTCGCCGCGGGCGTGCTCGCCCTGGCCCAGGACGCCGAAGCCGGCAGCGACCACCAGCTCGCGCTCGTACGATCGTTCGCCGCGGCGGCCATCGACGAGCACGCCGGCTACCTCGGCGACCTGCTCGAGGGCGCGGTCGTGCTGGAGGGCCTCGCCGTCGACGCCGAGCTGCGCTGGCTGCTGGTGCAGAACCTCGCCCGGCTCGGCGCGATCGGCGACGACCGCATCGACGCCGAACTCGAACGCGACGCCACCATCAAGGGCCAGGAGGCCGCCGCGCACGCCCGGGCGTCGATACCCACGGCGGAGGCGAAGGCCCGCGCCTGGGAGATCGCCGTCGACCGTGACGACGTACCCAACCAGACGCAGTTCCGGACCATCCGCGGTTTCTGGCAGCCGGCCCAGGAGGAGCTGCTCGCGGAGTACGTCGACCGCTACCTCGACGCGGCCGGCTGGGTCTGGGACCGCAAGGCCAACGAGATGGCGCAGTACGTCCTGATCGGCCTGTTCCCGCGTCAGCTCACCACGCAGGACACGGTCGACCGGGTGCGTGCCTGGCTGGAGGAGAAGCAGCCGGTGCCCGCCGTGCGCCGGCTGGTCGAGGAGGGCGTGGCCGACATCGAGCGTGGGCTGCGGGCGCAGGAGCGCGACGCGCAAGCCTGA
- a CDS encoding aminoglycoside 6-adenylyltransferase translates to MVAPGMSIPAALDPLPAGYAELYRRLYDVVDADERIRAMWLSGSLARGDADAGSDLDVLLAVRDDDFDGFAESWRDWLATVTPTLIARALPFAPGAFYVTTADCLRLDVVTERVSGLAGTPYRHRLAVLDRDGLAAAVPAPEPGPGPDTEQLARLVEEFFRQQAIFPAMMARGDWLCVSVGVQQAQQMLYDLFVAANQPLPPMGIKRWSAKLTPEQRAVLESLPAFTASKPASLITAMRATALAWRFVGKATLAAAGVPWPAELDRAVGAYVDREVPSYLEAASAPGARP, encoded by the coding sequence ATGGTCGCCCCTGGCATGTCGATTCCCGCAGCACTCGATCCGCTGCCCGCCGGGTACGCCGAGCTCTATCGGCGGCTGTACGACGTGGTGGACGCCGACGAACGGATCCGGGCGATGTGGCTGTCCGGGTCGCTGGCCCGTGGTGACGCCGACGCCGGGTCGGACCTGGACGTCCTTCTTGCCGTACGCGACGACGACTTCGACGGGTTCGCCGAGTCGTGGCGGGACTGGCTCGCGACCGTCACCCCGACGCTGATCGCCCGGGCGCTGCCGTTCGCTCCCGGCGCGTTCTACGTCACGACGGCGGACTGCCTGCGGCTGGACGTGGTGACCGAGCGGGTCTCCGGCCTGGCCGGGACGCCGTACCGCCACCGGCTCGCCGTCCTCGACCGCGACGGGCTGGCCGCCGCGGTGCCCGCACCCGAGCCCGGGCCGGGCCCGGACACCGAACAGCTGGCCCGGCTGGTCGAGGAGTTCTTCCGGCAGCAGGCCATCTTCCCCGCGATGATGGCGCGCGGCGACTGGCTGTGTGTGAGTGTCGGCGTCCAGCAGGCCCAGCAGATGCTGTACGACCTGTTCGTCGCGGCCAACCAGCCGTTGCCGCCGATGGGGATCAAGCGGTGGAGCGCGAAGCTCACCCCGGAACAGCGCGCGGTGCTGGAGAGCCTGCCCGCCTTCACCGCGAGCAAGCCGGCCTCGCTGATCACCGCGATGCGGGCGACCGCGCTGGCCTGGCGGTTCGTCGGAAAGGCGACGCTGGCCGCGGCCGGGGTGCCGTGGCCGGCCGAGCTGGACCGCGCTGTCGGTGCGTACGTCGACCGCGAGGTCCCCTCCTACCTCGAGGCGGCGTCGGCGCCCGGCGCCCGCCCCTGA
- a CDS encoding DUF5130 family protein, translated as MASGDTLSARERADIERAVRIAEQLSGLSFSVYVGPAEAPARAYAEGLHAELVAPARSVLVMVDPGQRQLEIVTGTEARRFLHDTDCQLVVLAMRSAFADGDLVGGLVSGVQQLGDHARHPRTVHTDEP; from the coding sequence GTGGCCAGTGGTGACACGCTCAGCGCACGCGAGCGCGCCGACATCGAACGCGCGGTCCGCATCGCCGAGCAGCTGTCCGGCCTGAGCTTCTCCGTCTACGTCGGCCCGGCCGAGGCGCCCGCTCGTGCGTACGCCGAAGGCCTGCACGCCGAGCTCGTCGCCCCCGCACGCAGCGTCCTGGTGATGGTCGACCCCGGGCAGCGGCAGCTGGAGATCGTGACCGGCACCGAGGCGCGCCGGTTCCTGCACGACACCGACTGCCAGTTGGTGGTACTGGCCATGCGGTCGGCGTTCGCCGACGGTGACCTGGTGGGTGGCCTGGTGTCCGGCGTACAGCAGCTCGGCGACCACGCCCGCCACCCCCGCACGGTGCACACCGACGAGCCGTAG
- a CDS encoding mechanosensitive ion channel family protein, protein MNLALTWDRFTELADVPAHIALLIVLGVAARFGLNRLIDRVVGTTAGLPKPKNILGSQKAAALISNPGGLYHERRVQRAHALGSLLKSISSAVIFGVTFLMVLQQLQYNLAPIIASAGVVGVAVGFGAQNLVKDFISGVFMLLEDQYGVGDVIDMGQATGTVEGVGLRVTRLRDGDGVLWHVRNGEIVRVGNKSQGWSSLVLDVSVAYDEDVAQVEELINDTARTLSGEDEWRDRILEAPHVVGIEEVNGAALTLRMIGKTRPNEHFGVQRELRLRLKALFDAKGIRVPAPIWPGQPGQAAGV, encoded by the coding sequence ATGAACCTCGCGCTCACCTGGGATCGATTCACCGAGCTCGCCGACGTGCCCGCGCACATCGCACTGCTGATCGTGCTGGGAGTCGCCGCCAGGTTCGGCCTCAACCGGCTGATCGACCGGGTGGTCGGGACGACCGCCGGACTTCCGAAGCCGAAGAACATCCTCGGCAGCCAGAAGGCCGCCGCGCTGATCTCCAACCCCGGCGGGCTCTACCACGAGCGCCGGGTCCAGCGGGCGCACGCGCTGGGCTCTCTGCTGAAGAGCATCAGCAGCGCGGTGATCTTCGGCGTCACCTTCCTGATGGTGCTCCAGCAGCTTCAGTACAACCTCGCGCCGATCATCGCCAGCGCCGGCGTCGTGGGGGTCGCGGTCGGCTTCGGCGCGCAGAACCTCGTCAAGGACTTCATCTCCGGCGTGTTCATGCTGCTGGAGGACCAGTACGGCGTCGGCGACGTCATCGACATGGGCCAGGCCACCGGCACGGTGGAGGGCGTCGGGCTGCGGGTGACCCGGCTGCGCGACGGCGACGGCGTGCTGTGGCACGTCCGCAACGGCGAGATCGTCCGCGTGGGCAACAAGAGCCAGGGCTGGTCCAGCCTGGTGCTCGACGTGTCGGTCGCCTACGACGAGGACGTCGCCCAGGTCGAGGAACTCATCAACGACACCGCTCGCACGCTCAGCGGCGAGGACGAGTGGCGCGACCGGATCCTGGAGGCGCCGCACGTCGTCGGGATCGAGGAGGTCAACGGCGCCGCGCTGACCCTGCGGATGATCGGCAAGACCCGGCCCAACGAGCACTTCGGCGTCCAGCGGGAGTTGCGGCTGCGGTTGAAGGCGCTCTTCGACGCCAAGGGCATCCGGGTGCCCGCGCCGATCTGGCCGGGGCAGCCGGGCCAGGCCGCCGGGGTGTGA
- a CDS encoding OsmC family protein, which produces MATTRTANAHWEGSLMEGAGRVSLDSSGIGTYDVTWASRAENAASGRTSPEELIAAAHSTCYSMALSHGLAGAGTPPEKVDTKADVTFQPGEGITGIHLTVRASVPGLDADGFAAAAEGAKENCPVSKALAGTKITLDAALV; this is translated from the coding sequence ATGGCCACCACGCGTACGGCGAACGCCCACTGGGAGGGCTCCCTGATGGAGGGCGCCGGCCGAGTCTCGCTGGACTCGTCGGGCATCGGCACCTACGACGTCACCTGGGCGTCGCGGGCTGAGAACGCCGCCAGCGGCCGGACCAGCCCCGAGGAGCTCATCGCCGCCGCGCACTCGACGTGCTACTCGATGGCGCTCTCGCACGGGCTCGCCGGGGCGGGCACGCCGCCCGAGAAGGTCGACACCAAGGCGGACGTGACGTTCCAGCCCGGCGAGGGCATCACCGGCATCCACCTGACCGTGCGCGCCAGCGTGCCCGGTCTGGACGCCGACGGGTTCGCGGCCGCGGCCGAGGGCGCCAAGGAGAACTGCCCGGTGTCGAAGGCGCTCGCCGGCACCAAGATCACCCTCGACGCCGCGCTGGTCTGA
- a CDS encoding ABC transporter substrate-binding protein, producing MRTVTRSRTRALAVLAALFAVVALVLPAGVGHAEEAPAPKEPKQLVVAASQSVDTFNPFMSFFAIGYTVAGLTYDSLIDWSAKDFKPIPGLATKWQESADHLTWTYTIRKGVKFSDGKPLTAHDAEFTYRLMMTDKAARASSSDLVENFASVDAPNDTTLVIKLKRPTNQMLALDNAIVPEHIWSKVKNIGDFKNFDFPLVGSGPFQVVEFKTDQYIRLKANKDYWDGAPPYDELVFRYYKTPDASVQALLAGEVDLVSGLTPAQYKALRNKPGITLNQAQNRRFSAITFNVGARTKDGKPLGDGHPALKDARVRQAIHHAIDKDELIKKVNDGLAQPGVSYIPPIFGTYFWQPSGSEKVTFDVAEANRILDQAGYKRGPDGIRRMPGDGRPLRFRLLNHSDTPSEATDSEYLKGWWKQIGVDTKIESADFTKLNDLLYLGKYDIIFSGWGVGPDPTSILSLHTCGVLPDDGSGTQRDTETFYCNPAYDRLHAQQKQESDLAKRAQLVKQMQQILYTQAPVVVLRYADTLEAYRSDRWTGFVKQPAERGMISGQQGNWAYVSARPVVKAQEKESRTGLYLGGGAVVVVVAAAAALVVVRRRRTADERE from the coding sequence ATGCGGACAGTCACCCGATCGCGGACGAGAGCCCTCGCCGTCCTGGCGGCGCTGTTCGCCGTGGTCGCGCTCGTACTTCCCGCCGGCGTCGGGCACGCCGAGGAGGCGCCGGCGCCCAAGGAGCCGAAGCAGCTGGTCGTGGCCGCGTCGCAGTCGGTGGACACGTTCAACCCGTTCATGTCGTTCTTCGCGATCGGCTACACCGTCGCCGGGCTGACCTACGACTCCCTCATCGACTGGAGTGCGAAGGACTTCAAGCCGATCCCCGGCCTGGCCACGAAGTGGCAGGAGTCGGCGGACCACCTGACCTGGACGTACACGATCCGCAAGGGCGTGAAGTTCTCCGACGGCAAGCCGCTGACCGCGCACGACGCGGAGTTCACGTACCGCCTGATGATGACCGACAAGGCGGCCCGGGCGTCCTCCTCGGACCTGGTGGAGAACTTCGCGAGCGTGGACGCGCCGAACGACACCACGCTGGTCATCAAGCTCAAGCGGCCGACCAACCAGATGCTCGCCCTCGACAACGCGATCGTGCCCGAGCACATCTGGTCGAAGGTGAAGAACATCGGCGACTTCAAGAACTTCGACTTCCCGCTGGTCGGCTCCGGGCCGTTCCAGGTGGTGGAGTTCAAGACCGACCAGTACATCCGGCTCAAGGCGAACAAGGACTACTGGGACGGCGCTCCGCCCTACGACGAACTCGTCTTCCGCTACTACAAGACGCCGGACGCGAGCGTGCAGGCGCTGCTCGCCGGTGAGGTCGACCTGGTCAGCGGCCTCACCCCCGCGCAGTACAAGGCGTTGCGGAACAAGCCCGGGATCACCCTCAACCAGGCACAGAACCGCCGGTTCAGCGCGATCACGTTCAACGTCGGCGCGCGCACCAAGGACGGCAAGCCGCTGGGCGACGGGCACCCGGCGCTGAAGGACGCGAGGGTGCGGCAGGCGATCCACCACGCCATCGACAAGGACGAGTTGATCAAGAAGGTCAACGACGGCCTCGCCCAGCCCGGCGTGAGCTACATCCCGCCGATCTTCGGTACGTACTTCTGGCAGCCGAGCGGATCGGAGAAGGTGACGTTCGACGTCGCCGAGGCCAACCGGATCCTCGACCAGGCGGGCTACAAGCGCGGGCCCGACGGCATCCGGCGGATGCCCGGCGACGGCCGGCCGCTGCGGTTCCGGCTGCTCAACCACTCCGACACCCCGTCGGAGGCCACCGACTCGGAGTACCTCAAGGGCTGGTGGAAGCAGATCGGCGTCGACACCAAGATCGAGAGTGCGGACTTCACCAAGCTCAACGACCTGCTCTACCTCGGGAAGTACGACATCATCTTCTCCGGCTGGGGCGTGGGACCCGACCCGACGTCGATCCTCAGCCTGCACACGTGCGGCGTGCTTCCCGACGACGGCTCCGGCACCCAGCGCGACACCGAGACCTTCTACTGCAACCCCGCCTACGACCGGCTGCACGCCCAGCAGAAGCAGGAGAGCGACCTCGCCAAGCGGGCGCAGCTGGTCAAGCAGATGCAGCAGATCCTCTACACCCAGGCGCCGGTCGTCGTTCTGCGGTACGCCGACACGCTGGAGGCCTACCGCAGCGACCGCTGGACCGGCTTCGTCAAGCAGCCCGCCGAGCGCGGCATGATCTCCGGGCAGCAGGGCAACTGGGCCTACGTCTCGGCCAGGCCGGTGGTGAAGGCGCAGGAGAAGGAGTCGCGTACCGGCCTCTACCTCGGTGGCGGTGCGGTCGTCGTCGTGGTCGCCGCGGCCGCCGCGCTGGTCGTGGTGCGCCGCCGCCGGACCGCCGACGAGCGAGAGTAG